One window of bacterium genomic DNA carries:
- a CDS encoding sigma-54-dependent Fis family transcriptional regulator: protein MQILIVDDEQNIRKTLAILLETEGHTVISVSNIHDAAAEVVRTSFDLAFVDLRLGVDSGMDLIAKLQAAQPWLKIVIITAYASIDTAVEAMRRGAADYVPKPFTPAQIQLILQRVGEVRKLEQKVESLQATLDQLHPDVELATTHAGMQRALNLAREAAASNVTVLLRGESGTGKSLIARMIGKWSERAGKSFNTISCPAIPPHLLESELFGHKRGSFTGAIKDSPGRIAVSEGGTLFMDEIGDLPLALQPKLLRFLQDHEYERIGETTTRKADVRVIAATSIDLQEAVLNGMFRQELFYRMNVFEITLPPLRERRDDVPRMAEHFLGFFAAQNHRKISGFADDAMAALTGHDWPGNVRELRNITERAVILCHGSTILIEHLPDKLKDCKRSAEIGAMVPISIIEEAHIRSVLAKAKSLEDAARVLGIDTATLWRRRKEYDL from the coding sequence ATGCAAATCCTAATCGTCGACGACGAACAAAATATTCGCAAAACACTGGCAATCCTTCTGGAAACAGAAGGACATACTGTCATATCCGTAAGTAATATCCACGACGCGGCCGCGGAAGTCGTTCGCACGTCCTTTGATCTGGCTTTTGTGGACTTACGGCTCGGTGTTGACTCGGGGATGGATCTGATTGCTAAATTGCAGGCTGCTCAGCCGTGGCTGAAGATTGTCATCATCACGGCCTATGCGAGCATAGATACGGCTGTCGAAGCAATGAGGCGCGGTGCGGCCGATTACGTCCCAAAACCATTCACACCCGCACAAATTCAACTTATCCTGCAGCGAGTTGGAGAGGTGCGAAAGCTGGAACAGAAAGTTGAGTCCCTGCAAGCGACTCTTGATCAATTGCATCCTGATGTGGAACTTGCGACAACTCATGCCGGAATGCAGCGGGCTCTGAATCTCGCCCGTGAAGCGGCGGCATCCAACGTGACGGTTCTTTTGCGCGGCGAAAGCGGAACGGGAAAGAGCTTGATTGCGAGGATGATCGGCAAGTGGAGCGAACGTGCTGGAAAGTCGTTCAATACGATCTCATGCCCCGCCATTCCACCGCATCTATTGGAGAGTGAGCTATTCGGCCACAAACGCGGGTCATTTACCGGCGCAATCAAAGACTCGCCCGGCCGAATTGCCGTTTCCGAAGGAGGCACGTTGTTTATGGATGAAATCGGCGACTTGCCGCTCGCTTTGCAACCCAAGCTCTTGCGGTTTCTACAGGATCATGAGTACGAACGAATCGGCGAAACGACGACCCGCAAGGCCGACGTACGAGTCATTGCCGCCACAAGCATAGACTTGCAAGAAGCGGTTCTAAATGGCATGTTCCGACAAGAGTTGTTCTACCGCATGAACGTATTTGAAATCACACTGCCGCCTCTACGCGAGCGCAGGGATGATGTACCACGAATGGCAGAACACTTCCTGGGCTTTTTCGCAGCGCAAAACCACCGGAAGATTAGCGGTTTTGCCGATGACGCGATGGCGGCTCTCACGGGTCACGATTGGCCGGGGAACGTGCGCGAACTGCGGAATATCACCGAACGCGCGGTGATTCTCTGTCATGGTTCGACGATATTGATTGAACACTTGCCCGACAAACTGAAAGACTGCAAGCGAAGCGCAGAAATCGGTGCCATGGTGCCTATCAGTATTATTGAGGAAGCTCATATTCGCAGCGTGTTAGCCAAAGCCAAATCGTTAGAGGATGCTGCTCGCGTTTTAGGGATAGACACCGCAACGTTGTGGAGGAGACGCAAGGAATACGACCTCTGA